A genomic stretch from Pelagicoccus sp. SDUM812003 includes:
- a CDS encoding polyamine aminopropyltransferase, translating to MDSVSHSSLPIESKLGSSSRSLQTWAIAIVMFIMGGCGMAYEYTLSKIASDILGNSVQQWAIVIAVMLFCMGLGAEIQKHIPDRKVVDTLAYSQIALALLGGFSSLLMLHVFSALPSHFVLTQYLLVSAIGILIGFEIPLLTRINEQFSSDVKSNLARILKMDYIGALIGALIWVFFLFRTFSMVQTGLILSLTTLLACLLFVAAFRDRVQKASRLYVCLLLAAAAIGIGFAFEKDWTATAEQRLYRDRIIFSTTTKYQHIVLTENRAGVMSCFINGHLQFNGYDEHIYHEHLVHPAMSIAPRRDRVLILGGGDGLALREVLKYDDVGQVTLVDLDPVMTELARDNEHFLKLNHGSLRSSKVSTIANTAFQTDASLQIQRIAQSGGIDQNQTLNLPPVQVINVDAAEFVAQAPGLYDVIIIDFPDPNSVELAKLYSQHFYGFLRQKLSADGIFAQQSTSPYHAKEAFLCIGRTMQSAGLAVAPYHDNVPSFGEWGWWIGGRDSHQSADGIRQRLRSIPSLTAPTRYLTPEIVEASLVFAKNQLHTDRTEVNTITNPCIYTFYLDAWKETRGIL from the coding sequence ATGGACTCCGTTTCCCATTCCTCGCTACCTATCGAATCGAAGCTCGGCTCCTCTTCTCGCAGCCTACAGACCTGGGCCATCGCCATCGTCATGTTCATCATGGGCGGCTGCGGCATGGCCTACGAATACACGCTGAGCAAGATCGCCTCCGACATATTGGGAAACTCCGTGCAGCAGTGGGCCATCGTCATCGCGGTGATGCTGTTTTGCATGGGCCTCGGAGCGGAGATCCAGAAACACATCCCAGATCGCAAGGTCGTGGATACGCTGGCCTATAGCCAGATCGCACTGGCCCTGCTGGGCGGCTTCAGCTCGCTGCTGATGCTGCACGTCTTCAGCGCCTTGCCGTCCCACTTCGTGCTCACGCAATACCTTCTGGTCAGCGCCATCGGCATCCTGATCGGCTTCGAGATCCCCTTGCTCACCCGAATCAACGAGCAGTTTTCCAGCGATGTTAAGAGCAACCTCGCCCGTATCCTGAAAATGGATTACATCGGAGCCCTCATCGGAGCCCTCATCTGGGTCTTCTTCCTCTTCCGCACCTTCTCCATGGTGCAGACCGGACTCATCCTGTCGCTCACCACCTTGCTCGCCTGCCTGCTTTTCGTAGCGGCGTTTCGAGACCGGGTCCAAAAAGCCAGCAGACTGTACGTTTGCCTTTTGCTCGCAGCAGCAGCCATCGGCATCGGCTTCGCGTTCGAAAAGGACTGGACCGCCACCGCGGAGCAACGCCTCTACCGCGACCGTATCATCTTTTCCACGACCACCAAGTACCAGCACATCGTGCTCACGGAAAATCGTGCCGGCGTCATGTCCTGCTTCATCAACGGCCACTTGCAGTTCAACGGCTACGACGAGCACATCTACCACGAGCACCTGGTCCACCCCGCCATGTCGATCGCCCCTCGGCGCGACAGGGTGTTGATTTTGGGCGGAGGCGATGGATTGGCTTTGCGCGAGGTCTTGAAATACGACGACGTGGGCCAGGTCACCTTGGTGGACTTGGACCCAGTGATGACGGAACTGGCTCGCGACAATGAGCATTTTCTAAAACTCAACCACGGCAGCCTGCGCTCCTCCAAAGTATCCACCATCGCCAATACAGCCTTCCAAACCGACGCATCGCTGCAGATCCAACGCATCGCCCAATCCGGAGGCATCGACCAGAACCAGACCCTCAACCTGCCGCCAGTCCAAGTCATCAACGTCGACGCAGCGGAGTTCGTGGCCCAAGCGCCCGGGCTCTACGATGTGATCATCATCGACTTCCCCGATCCCAATTCCGTGGAGCTGGCCAAGCTCTACAGCCAGCACTTCTACGGCTTCCTTCGACAAAAGCTTAGCGCCGACGGCATATTCGCCCAGCAGTCGACCAGCCCCTACCACGCGAAAGAAGCATTCCTGTGCATCGGTCGCACCATGCAGTCTGCGGGACTGGCTGTCGCGCCCTATCACGACAACGTTCCCTCCTTCGGCGAGTGGGGATGGTGGATCGGCGGACGAGACAGCCACCAGAGCGCGGACGGCATACGCCAGCGCTTGCGATCAATCCCCTCCTTGACTGCCCCCACCCGCTACCTTACACCCGAAATCGTCGAGGCCTCCCTCGTCTTCGCGAAAAACCAACTCCATACCGACCGAACCGAGGTGAATACCATCACCAACCCCTGCATCTACACCTTCTATCTAGACGCCTGGAAGGAAACGCGCGGCATCCTCTAA
- a CDS encoding DUF350 domain-containing protein — translation MESLNELFGTEEVFSLIDPLAIVFLGISIVILWIGKWVNDLCTPYQLSQELTQKDNKAIAVSFSGYILGIGIILWGVLRQDVSAQAVNPNTNILLRDLGGTVLWSLFGIALLQVARVANDKLLLRRFSNTKELVEDQNIGTGAVQAGSYIGSAFMIKAATYGESSGSLLADILLTLIYFVVAQAAFILFAMVYQKISAYDLHDEIERDNAAAGVGFGITLAAIGMLLSSYIVSSDSLLGLAVWFVICVFLLSVCRFAIDRFILPGSLLDDEISKDRNWGAALIEGASAIGLALILGALF, via the coding sequence ATGGAATCACTCAACGAATTGTTCGGCACCGAAGAGGTTTTCTCCCTCATCGACCCCCTCGCCATCGTCTTCCTCGGCATCTCGATCGTCATCCTGTGGATCGGCAAGTGGGTCAACGACCTCTGCACCCCCTACCAGCTCTCCCAAGAACTGACGCAAAAGGACAACAAAGCGATCGCCGTATCCTTTTCTGGATACATCCTTGGCATCGGCATCATTCTTTGGGGCGTGCTTCGCCAAGACGTTTCCGCTCAGGCGGTCAATCCAAATACCAACATCCTGCTACGCGACCTCGGCGGCACCGTCCTTTGGTCGCTCTTCGGCATCGCCCTGCTGCAAGTGGCCCGCGTGGCGAACGACAAGCTGCTGCTGCGTCGCTTCAGCAACACCAAGGAGCTCGTGGAAGACCAGAACATCGGCACCGGCGCCGTGCAGGCCGGCTCCTACATCGGATCGGCCTTCATGATCAAAGCCGCCACCTACGGCGAATCCTCCGGCAGCCTGCTTGCGGACATCCTCCTCACCCTGATCTATTTCGTGGTGGCTCAAGCGGCCTTCATCCTCTTCGCGATGGTCTACCAAAAGATCAGCGCCTACGATCTGCACGACGAAATCGAGCGCGACAACGCCGCGGCGGGCGTCGGCTTCGGAATCACCCTCGCCGCGATCGGCATGCTGCTCTCCAGCTATATCGTATCCAGCGATTCCCTACTGGGTCTCGCGGTCTGGTTCGTGATCTGCGTTTTTCTCCTCTCCGTCTGCCGTTTCGCCATCGATCGCTTCATCCTTCCGGGATCCTTGCTGGATGACGAAATCTCAAAGGACCGCAATTGGGGAGCCGCCTTGATCGAGGGCGCTTCCGCCATCGGCCTGGCCTTGATTCTCGGCGCCTTGTTCTAG
- a CDS encoding ion channel produces the protein MLFQIIRRIINRGDETTIRLTKVLLVALGLNLFFGTGYYLAERSYQEGLGYLDSLWWAMVTMTTVGYGDYFPQSFVGRFVIAYPCFLVGIGLLGYLLATITEAVLERVSKKRKGAMKIKDSNHIIICNFPSLDKVLQILDELQGNPSYANKKVVIVTESIDELPAALLKRGVLFVKGLPTSEEVLYQANVTESDGVFILPAHPGDASSDALTYAIGSIVEMIETETGKPIKTVVELVSSRNLKMMQRAQTDGIILSDGINERMIVQEFFYPGIRKTFEQLITCREGSQFYTHATRFVGKRFMDLQMAFIQHPVNLQLIGLIKGDQHVLNPNKRTIVEKGDRLIILADKPEDFLSIENDIEPQLSA, from the coding sequence ATGCTCTTTCAGATAATCAGACGAATCATCAACAGGGGGGACGAAACCACAATCCGTCTCACTAAGGTTCTTTTGGTGGCGTTGGGGCTAAACCTGTTTTTCGGAACTGGATACTATCTCGCCGAGCGCAGCTATCAGGAGGGACTCGGCTACCTCGACTCTCTCTGGTGGGCCATGGTCACCATGACCACCGTCGGCTACGGCGACTATTTTCCTCAAAGCTTCGTCGGTCGTTTCGTCATCGCCTACCCGTGTTTTCTGGTAGGAATCGGACTGCTTGGCTACCTGCTTGCCACCATCACCGAAGCAGTGCTCGAACGCGTATCCAAAAAACGGAAAGGCGCCATGAAAATCAAAGACTCCAATCACATCATCATCTGCAATTTTCCGAGTCTGGACAAAGTCCTGCAAATCCTCGACGAACTGCAGGGAAATCCAAGCTACGCCAATAAAAAGGTCGTCATCGTCACCGAATCCATCGACGAGCTCCCGGCGGCTTTGCTCAAACGAGGCGTCCTCTTCGTGAAAGGCCTACCGACTTCCGAAGAAGTCCTCTACCAAGCGAACGTCACGGAATCCGACGGCGTATTCATTCTTCCAGCACACCCAGGCGACGCCTCGTCAGATGCGTTGACTTACGCTATCGGCTCCATCGTGGAGATGATCGAGACAGAGACCGGCAAACCCATCAAAACCGTGGTGGAGCTAGTCAGCTCGCGCAACCTGAAGATGATGCAGCGCGCCCAGACCGATGGCATCATCCTATCCGATGGGATCAACGAGCGCATGATCGTGCAGGAGTTCTTCTATCCGGGCATTCGCAAGACCTTCGAGCAGCTCATCACCTGCCGCGAAGGCAGCCAATTCTACACCCACGCCACTCGCTTCGTGGGAAAGCGTTTTATGGACCTGCAGATGGCGTTTATCCAGCATCCGGTCAACCTGCAGCTCATTGGACTCATCAAGGGCGACCAGCATGTGCTCAATCCGAACAAGCGAACCATCGTGGAAAAGGGGGATCGGCTGATCATCCTTGCTGACAAACCCGAAGACTTTCTTTCAATCGAAAACGACATCGAGCCCCAGCTGTCAGCCTGA
- a CDS encoding PspA/IM30 family protein — protein sequence MSIFSRIFKVGEAAANKVVDKMEKPELMLEQAIRDKEKQIMEAKKSVQGCIATERQTKALLEKEKADKFTWEQKAEMALKAGKEDLAVRALQRATEHEQKMTSLETQWQSQRASVDELKKEIIKMGDELAEFKRNKDFIIAQSKAAQVKKDIYEAKARISKNNKADDLMARMKAKAERQSYEADAAKELSEVSGGSGDTLDREFEELGSGGASSPAVNDKLAALKAKLGNA from the coding sequence ATGAGCATTTTCTCACGCATTTTCAAGGTAGGCGAAGCCGCCGCAAACAAGGTTGTCGACAAGATGGAGAAGCCCGAGCTCATGCTCGAGCAGGCCATCCGCGACAAGGAGAAGCAGATCATGGAAGCCAAGAAGTCCGTGCAGGGCTGCATCGCGACCGAACGCCAGACCAAGGCCCTGCTGGAAAAGGAAAAGGCCGACAAGTTCACCTGGGAGCAGAAGGCGGAAATGGCCCTCAAGGCCGGCAAGGAAGACCTCGCCGTGCGGGCCCTGCAGCGAGCCACCGAGCACGAGCAGAAAATGACCAGCTTGGAAACGCAGTGGCAGAGCCAACGCGCCTCGGTCGACGAGCTTAAGAAGGAAATCATCAAGATGGGCGACGAGCTGGCCGAGTTCAAACGAAACAAGGACTTCATCATCGCCCAAAGCAAAGCGGCTCAAGTCAAGAAGGACATCTACGAAGCCAAGGCCCGCATCTCCAAGAACAACAAGGCCGACGACCTCATGGCTCGCATGAAAGCCAAGGCGGAACGCCAGTCCTACGAAGCGGACGCGGCCAAGGAACTCTCCGAAGTTTCCGGCGGATCAGGCGACACTCTGGACAGGGAGTTCGAAGAGCTGGGTAGCGGCGGCGCCTCCTCGCCCGCAGTCAACGACAAGCTGGCCGCCTTGAAAGCGAAATTAGGCAACGCCTAG
- the speD gene encoding adenosylmethionine decarboxylase: MKLTNTAENQTSLSNAEGRSTALGTHILLELENCPDELLLDAEKLEETLVAAATDAGAHVVKSVFHQFNPHGLSGVVVIAESHIAVHTWPEYAYAAIDIFTCGDAVIAQRIQNQIASSFAPASVSSQLVERGPHSG, encoded by the coding sequence GTGAAGCTTACCAATACAGCCGAAAATCAAACGAGTCTTTCGAATGCCGAGGGCCGTTCTACCGCCCTCGGCACTCACATCTTGCTAGAGCTCGAGAACTGCCCGGACGAGCTCTTGCTTGATGCCGAGAAGCTGGAGGAAACGCTCGTCGCCGCCGCGACCGATGCGGGCGCTCACGTGGTTAAGAGCGTCTTTCACCAATTCAATCCCCATGGGCTTTCCGGAGTCGTGGTCATCGCGGAAAGCCACATAGCCGTCCATACCTGGCCCGAATACGCGTACGCGGCCATCGACATATTCACCTGTGGCGATGCCGTCATTGCTCAGCGGATACAAAACCAAATCGCCTCGTCCTTCGCTCCCGCGAGCGTATCGTCTCAGCTCGTCGAACGCGGTCCCCATAGCGGCTGA
- a CDS encoding AAA family ATPase has protein sequence MDTIRAAARSCLKDFSATKRELMSKHSCSDFEIDFELRFALFLASLIDGERNASERIFLQTASATLGWSEMYDSLLTSRIESLPTYELDQLRIARERPSLAKEVFRAAFALCLCDSDLTADERIFLSNLSQALFPKNNALAAQLEAQARELLSRKGPPLIESPVEQAQVAPQEDVDDSATLEDELQTLDELIGLAQVKQEIQGLARFLEIQKQRLEHNLKATPLSLHLVFSGNPGTGKTTVARILARIFKKLGVLQKGHLIETDRMGLVGQYVGHTAKKTSEVVESALDGVLFIDEAYSLLSGGEGDFGSEAIDTLVKRMEDYRDRLIVIVAGYPANMEEFIQTNPGLRSRFSKTILFEDYQSEELLKIFQIFCAKNQYELSEKAKEKLTQLFEYILAQPRNDFGNGRYARNLFEQVIRNQALRLSQIEGDLDKSALITIEADDIVFP, from the coding sequence ATGGACACCATTCGAGCAGCAGCGCGAAGCTGCCTCAAGGACTTCTCTGCCACCAAGCGGGAGCTCATGTCGAAGCATTCCTGCTCCGATTTCGAAATCGATTTCGAGCTGCGCTTCGCCCTCTTTCTCGCCAGCCTCATCGATGGGGAAAGGAACGCCTCCGAACGCATCTTCCTGCAAACGGCAAGCGCCACCCTCGGTTGGTCGGAAATGTACGACTCGCTGCTGACGTCCCGTATCGAAAGCTTGCCGACCTACGAGCTCGATCAGCTGCGCATCGCCCGCGAGCGCCCCTCGCTCGCCAAAGAGGTCTTTCGCGCCGCCTTCGCCCTTTGCTTGTGCGACAGCGACCTCACCGCCGACGAGCGCATTTTTCTCTCCAACCTCTCCCAAGCGCTTTTTCCAAAAAACAACGCCCTCGCTGCTCAGCTGGAAGCGCAAGCTCGCGAATTGCTGTCCAGAAAGGGTCCGCCTCTGATCGAATCTCCCGTCGAACAAGCCCAAGTCGCTCCTCAGGAGGACGTCGACGATTCGGCGACGCTCGAAGATGAGCTGCAAACGCTCGACGAGCTGATCGGTCTGGCTCAGGTGAAACAAGAAATCCAAGGGCTCGCCCGCTTCCTGGAAATCCAAAAACAGCGACTGGAACACAACCTGAAAGCCACCCCGCTTTCGCTCCATTTGGTTTTCTCAGGCAACCCAGGCACGGGCAAAACCACCGTGGCCCGCATCCTGGCTCGCATCTTCAAGAAACTGGGAGTCCTGCAGAAAGGCCATCTCATCGAAACCGATCGCATGGGTCTGGTGGGCCAGTACGTCGGCCACACCGCCAAGAAAACCTCTGAGGTCGTGGAGAGCGCCCTCGATGGCGTGCTCTTCATCGACGAAGCCTACAGCCTTTTAAGCGGTGGCGAAGGCGACTTCGGTAGTGAAGCGATCGATACGCTGGTCAAACGCATGGAGGACTATCGCGACCGCCTGATCGTCATCGTGGCGGGCTATCCCGCCAACATGGAGGAATTCATTCAGACCAATCCCGGACTGCGATCACGCTTCAGCAAAACCATCCTCTTCGAAGACTACCAAAGCGAGGAGCTCCTGAAAATCTTCCAAATCTTCTGCGCCAAGAATCAGTACGAGCTCTCCGAAAAGGCCAAGGAAAAGCTGACTCAACTTTTTGAATACATCCTCGCCCAACCCCGCAACGACTTCGGGAACGGCCGCTACGCGCGAAACTTGTTCGAACAAGTCATCCGCAACCAAGCCTTGCGCCTGAGCCAAATCGAAGGCGACCTCGATAAATCCGCCCTAATCACCATCGAAGCCGACGACATCGTATTCCCGTAA
- a CDS encoding XRE family transcriptional regulator, with protein MDSLSRLIGERVKLARQEAKLSQEKLSHTLDFKDRQTLSTIENGQRRVSAEELVQFSEALRKPLDYFTDPYLVAGEKAFSYRSLNASETEIADFEYLAGSYIATHRRFQELLEQTASPAQAKISSIGEKTPLDFATYQGERCAAAWDLGDVPTKRLREAVTQELGIQVLYVDAPASISGAACRLDDGAYILINRNEPNTRQNFDIGHELFHLLTWDKLPPARLDLVIDESEIKKKRPAAEKLADAFTAGLLMPSETMRQIWARRGDQDHEEWITQTADQLGVSPMAVYWRMVNLRVFKKTREAQQAAAALRGKSVEARPQLFSPEFVGDLYKVLERGAITVRKALKLLDIDQEELEDLFASYKLKPPFEL; from the coding sequence ATGGACTCACTCTCTCGACTCATCGGCGAACGCGTAAAACTCGCTCGGCAGGAGGCGAAACTCTCGCAAGAAAAGCTTTCGCACACCCTCGATTTCAAGGACCGGCAAACCTTGTCCACCATCGAAAATGGCCAACGCCGCGTCAGCGCGGAGGAACTCGTTCAATTCTCCGAAGCTCTTCGCAAACCTTTGGACTATTTCACAGATCCCTACCTGGTCGCGGGCGAGAAAGCCTTCTCCTATAGGTCGCTAAATGCGTCCGAAACGGAGATCGCAGACTTCGAGTATCTGGCCGGCTCTTACATCGCCACCCACCGTCGTTTCCAGGAACTGCTCGAACAAACGGCAAGCCCCGCACAAGCGAAGATTTCTTCGATCGGAGAGAAGACCCCTCTCGATTTCGCGACATACCAAGGCGAACGCTGTGCCGCTGCATGGGATCTAGGAGACGTACCCACAAAAAGACTACGCGAGGCGGTCACACAAGAACTTGGAATTCAAGTTTTATACGTCGACGCGCCTGCCTCAATATCTGGAGCTGCCTGTCGTTTAGACGATGGAGCTTATATTCTGATTAATCGAAACGAGCCCAATACTCGACAGAACTTTGATATTGGACACGAACTGTTTCACTTGCTCACTTGGGACAAGCTCCCCCCGGCGCGTCTCGATCTCGTTATCGATGAATCAGAGATCAAGAAAAAGCGCCCCGCTGCTGAGAAGCTCGCTGACGCATTCACAGCTGGACTACTTATGCCCTCCGAAACAATGAGACAGATTTGGGCAAGACGTGGCGACCAAGACCATGAAGAGTGGATCACCCAAACAGCAGACCAGCTTGGTGTTTCGCCCATGGCTGTCTATTGGAGAATGGTCAATCTTCGCGTCTTCAAGAAAACCCGCGAAGCACAGCAGGCCGCTGCAGCCCTTCGCGGAAAAAGTGTGGAAGCCCGTCCACAACTTTTCAGTCCAGAGTTCGTAGGAGATCTGTACAAAGTGTTGGAGCGTGGGGCCATCACAGTGCGAAAGGCGCTCAAGCTTCTCGACATTGATCAGGAGGAACTCGAAGATCTTTTCGCTTCCTACAAACTAAAGCCACCATTCGAGCTGTAG
- the tal gene encoding transaldolase, producing MTEVSTLTQLDQLKEFTTVVADTGDFQSIKEFEPRDATTNPTLILKAAGKDEYASIVDAAIKEADDSSKPKAKRVDAIIDELLVRFGIEILNIVPGRVSTEVDARLSFDTEGSIAKAREIIALYEKKGVSRDRILIKIASTWEGINAAAELEKEGIHCNLTLLFSMAQAVHCAESKVTLISPFVGRIMDWYKAKEGKTYEAPEDPGVLSVQAIYNYYKKFGYKTEVMGASFRNAGEILELAGCDLLTISPNLLEELKNGSGKVERKLSPEIAQEQDIEKIAMDENTFRWMFNEDAMATEKTAEGIRNFAKDIVKLEELIESKLS from the coding sequence ATGACAGAAGTATCAACCCTCACTCAACTGGATCAGCTTAAGGAATTCACCACGGTCGTTGCCGACACTGGCGATTTCCAATCCATCAAGGAGTTCGAACCTCGCGACGCGACCACCAATCCGACCCTCATCTTGAAGGCTGCTGGAAAGGATGAATACGCCTCCATCGTCGATGCCGCCATCAAGGAAGCGGATGATTCGAGCAAGCCCAAGGCGAAGCGCGTCGACGCCATCATCGACGAACTGCTGGTTCGTTTCGGTATCGAAATTTTGAATATCGTGCCGGGCCGCGTTTCCACCGAGGTCGACGCCCGTCTTTCCTTCGACACTGAAGGTTCCATCGCGAAGGCTCGTGAAATCATCGCCCTCTACGAAAAGAAGGGCGTTTCCCGTGACCGCATTCTCATTAAGATCGCCTCGACCTGGGAAGGCATCAACGCGGCAGCTGAGCTCGAAAAGGAAGGTATCCACTGCAACCTTACACTCCTATTCTCCATGGCTCAAGCCGTTCATTGCGCCGAATCCAAGGTCACGCTAATTTCCCCCTTCGTCGGCCGTATCATGGATTGGTACAAGGCGAAGGAAGGCAAGACCTACGAAGCGCCGGAAGATCCAGGCGTGCTTTCCGTACAAGCCATCTACAACTATTACAAGAAGTTTGGATACAAAACCGAGGTTATGGGAGCGAGCTTCCGCAACGCGGGCGAAATCCTAGAACTCGCTGGATGCGACCTCCTTACGATCTCTCCAAATCTTCTGGAAGAGCTCAAGAACGGATCCGGCAAGGTCGAGCGCAAGCTCAGCCCTGAGATCGCTCAGGAGCAGGATATCGAGAAGATCGCCATGGATGAGAACACCTTCCGCTGGATGTTCAACGAAGACGCCATGGCCACGGAAAAGACCGCCGAAGGCATCCGCAACTTCGCCAAGGACATCGTCAAGCTCGAAGAACTGATCGAGTCCAAGCTGTCCTAG
- a CDS encoding sugar isomerase domain-containing protein, translating to MLKENYFKTTQVLLERVYLHNQSTIETLGPLMAKSVAEGGVIHTFGSGHSEIIGREMVGRAGGLVCVSAILDMTGGFIENLEGYGTQLAARYDRNHGLKAGEFLIAISNSGKNCSPIEVARYAHEKGLKVIALTSVGMAQQVKTTHSEGKKLHEIADFVLDNCGSMGDAIVELPEKGKFAGPTSTMAGALLINLLQMEILQHLDAMGVEAPLLRSQNTEGAMEANRALARSYQGRLSKPL from the coding sequence ATGCTTAAGGAAAACTATTTTAAGACTACGCAGGTCCTGCTCGAACGCGTCTACCTTCACAACCAGTCAACGATCGAAACGCTCGGTCCATTGATGGCAAAATCTGTCGCCGAAGGGGGCGTGATCCACACCTTCGGCAGCGGACATTCGGAAATCATTGGCCGCGAGATGGTTGGACGAGCTGGCGGTCTGGTCTGCGTAAGCGCCATTCTGGATATGACTGGCGGATTCATTGAAAATCTGGAGGGCTACGGCACCCAGCTGGCTGCCCGCTACGACAGAAACCACGGGCTCAAGGCAGGCGAGTTTCTCATCGCGATCTCCAATTCGGGAAAGAACTGCTCGCCCATCGAAGTCGCCCGCTACGCTCATGAAAAGGGCTTGAAAGTCATCGCCCTCACATCGGTGGGCATGGCTCAGCAAGTGAAGACCACTCATTCGGAAGGCAAGAAGCTGCACGAAATCGCCGACTTCGTTTTGGACAACTGCGGATCCATGGGAGACGCCATCGTGGAACTGCCGGAGAAAGGCAAGTTCGCCGGCCCGACTTCGACCATGGCTGGAGCCCTGCTGATCAATTTGCTGCAGATGGAGATTCTGCAGCATCTCGACGCGATGGGCGTGGAGGCTCCGCTGCTGCGCAGCCAAAACACCGAGGGAGCCATGGAAGCGAATCGGGCTCTGGCTCGCAGCTACCAAGGACGACTCAGCAAGCCCCTCTAA
- a CDS encoding cytotoxic translational repressor of toxin-antitoxin stability system: MFQVTFNDQALKELEKLPTLKQLAVIDPLSNLTEFQLNHPEEPLGSFRRDGATIFRLRSGDHRIYFKREGVSLNTLCILHKNTLTDFIYRTKLPISEEQLAEQHSSFWKYLETLKH; this comes from the coding sequence ATGTTCCAGGTCACCTTTAACGATCAGGCCCTGAAGGAGCTGGAAAAGCTCCCCACGCTAAAGCAGCTGGCCGTCATCGACCCGCTCAGCAACTTGACGGAATTCCAGCTGAACCATCCGGAAGAGCCGCTGGGCAGCTTCCGCCGCGACGGAGCCACCATCTTTCGCCTGCGATCCGGCGATCATCGCATCTACTTCAAGCGCGAAGGCGTCTCGCTGAACACTTTGTGCATCCTGCACAAGAACACGCTTACCGATTTCATCTACCGCACCAAGCTGCCCATCTCCGAAGAGCAGCTCGCGGAGCAGCATTCCTCATTCTGGAAATATCTGGAAACGCTGAAGCACTAA
- the pssA gene encoding CDP-diacylglycerol--serine O-phosphatidyltransferase, whose product MDEDPELEPKEVAKIDGSQASKIYLLPNLFTAGNLFFGFLAIKNCIQARYNVMLGDDSSDPNALYRQAVLFILGGMLCDSLDGRVARLGGRESLFGKEFDSIADIVTFGIAPSLMVLFLLLNPAHNEDYSTKVGFFLAFVYLLCAGVRLARFNVITHPAVYSEKLDKSSGDFLGLPVPAAAGMIATLVLVMTKHGLEQRWAIALPVLMLFISYLMISSIRYPSFKNIGWQTQIRFRTFVAVLALFAIIYFSREYALVLMFLGYLFYGVVRHLLRLRKKGEGADPAEE is encoded by the coding sequence TTGGACGAAGACCCCGAACTCGAACCCAAGGAAGTCGCAAAGATAGACGGAAGTCAGGCCAGCAAGATCTACCTGCTCCCCAATCTCTTCACCGCTGGAAATCTCTTTTTCGGCTTTCTCGCCATCAAAAACTGCATCCAAGCGCGCTACAACGTGATGCTTGGCGACGATTCCTCCGATCCGAACGCCCTCTACCGGCAGGCCGTACTGTTCATCCTCGGCGGCATGCTGTGCGATTCGCTCGACGGCCGGGTGGCCCGGCTCGGCGGGCGAGAGTCCCTCTTCGGCAAGGAGTTCGACTCCATCGCCGACATCGTCACCTTCGGCATCGCGCCATCCCTGATGGTGCTCTTCCTGCTGCTCAATCCCGCCCACAACGAGGACTACTCCACCAAGGTCGGCTTCTTCCTGGCATTCGTCTACCTCCTGTGCGCTGGCGTGCGCCTGGCGCGCTTCAACGTAATCACCCACCCCGCGGTGTATTCCGAAAAGCTGGACAAATCCAGCGGAGACTTCCTAGGGCTTCCGGTGCCGGCCGCGGCTGGCATGATCGCTACCCTGGTCCTCGTCATGACTAAACATGGTCTGGAGCAGCGTTGGGCTATCGCCCTGCCGGTGCTGATGCTCTTCATCTCCTACCTGATGATCAGTTCGATCCGCTATCCCAGCTTCAAGAACATCGGCTGGCAGACTCAGATCCGTTTTCGAACCTTCGTGGCGGTGCTGGCGCTTTTCGCCATCATCTACTTCTCCCGCGAATACGCCTTGGTGCTGATGTTTCTCGGCTACCTCTTCTACGGCGTCGTTCGCCATCTGTTGCGCCTGCGCAAGAAAGGCGAAGGAGCAGATCCCGCCGAGGAATAA